One region of Armigeres subalbatus isolate Guangzhou_Male chromosome 3, GZ_Asu_2, whole genome shotgun sequence genomic DNA includes:
- the LOC134225387 gene encoding uncharacterized protein LOC134225387 isoform X1, with translation MEKYVTVVSVDDQQQQQQQHQLPTDVNGSKEVLNGGVEAIVNAVGHGSDCAVDSQFVTVLSINHGAAPEGSSEPEIVLVYRLPGERLGFGLKFQGGTKNNEKIQRLFIQSCAENSPASRVQASWGFLREGDEILEIDGVTVTQMTRIECVKCLKESNLAIKLLVRNGEGKVQNFFDENGDVPEKKSVPPPPPPVPPRKLNKRKVVEQHAVEPPAKQIVEIVHPPDAEVYSNLFSDDISDLISESDDTASTISTVIDKYSICSSLSSEDYTISSNPSSLELAKALKPFTLLEKEFNLEDKLESNLFTFQPSAVNIVQVEIEAPSNSNEYENVSIAKVDENKNYENVIVQASDHHPQNYENVTIQEVLDTRPYENVVITTTGDKTDSTVYENVDLKAPPRPAPRQGGAVIEPKKRAAPLPAEIIPPPRQKSPKFPPQLPHEFNTIQSWLQEATEVIHECALAPHVESPKDDKRTGSNESLPRLIDFHPKVSSPFKPVSSSPQPTTIVSVNDVARNDNDNNDDDDADFEPERSPTTTTVVVKKCIKISADSVAQGQAENYIDSSSSSDDEERSYEPHAFRQQHYREADDDDDDDEEEDELERRSCDESGAFDTYSDEDGEKLGPPEIVAGGPSEAYFNFHWSTTLLPPIGEVEEEFSSLENQQSGPIVIIDTAEETLFNDNNNNQHREPKPKLNGHHEYIPEVEDDEPFSLELSVESQRQEVIPTTSIFVQNNPSRQSATSSTLITNDTELDTNSAHSDAISAPVENKTAVDGNESQLAADKSQVQVDVDNDDDRKVEQPTADNELIVLERNSSAVEGAVDQLTNDIVDNGVTVLESIAPEKSAVTVNMEVGPDVPELARDDTTGGQKDVTDDDVDLLAVVGDSVESDFEELVKAQIEQNDDDNSEQIQQIHERIIVGIERSSTSGDEGDVELGGVVEKHVISAEEGEKSDASENSVETQEDHPEDIPDGVSEPAKTPDVDEQNTDNNQGTLNLWLNCFYFSPFLARLA, from the exons ATGGAGAAGTATGTAACCGTCGTGTCGGTCGACgatcagcagcaacagcagcagcagcaccagcTACCGACAGACGTAAATGGCAGCAAGGAAGTGCTAAATGGGGGTGTGGAAGCTATCGTTAATGCGGTCGGCCATGGAAGCGACTGTGCGGTTGATTCGCAGTTTGTCACAGTGCTGTCGATCAACCATGGCGCTGCCCCGGAGGGGTCCAGCGAACCAGAAATCGTACTGGTCTATCGGTTACCTGGGGAGAGGTTAGGCTTCGGGCTCAAGTTTCAGGGCGGCAcgaaaaataacgaaaaaattcaGCGGTTGTTTATCCAATCGTGTGCAGAAAACAGCCCCGCTTCGAGGGTGCAGGCCAGTTGGGGCTTCCTAAGGGAAGGCGATGAAATTTTAGAGATCGATGGAGTAACAGTGACGCAAATGACAAGGATTGAATGCGTCAAGTGTTTGAAGGAAAGTAATTTGGCCATTAAGTTATTGGTGAGGAATGGGGAAGGAAAAGTACAAAACTTCTTTGATGAGAATGGGGATGTCCCGGAGAAGAAAAGTGTGCCACCGCCACCACCTCCAGTACCTCCGAGAAAGTTGAATAAGCGGAAAGTTGTTGAACAACATGCCGTGGAACCTCCGGCGAAACAAATCGTTGAGATTGTACATCCTCCGGATGCGGAAGTTTACTCCAATTTGTTCTCTGACGACATCAGCGATCTGATCAGTGAGTCGGACGACACTGCCAGTACAATTTCTACAGTCATAGATAAGTACTCAATATGCTCGAGTCTTTCCTCCGAAGATTACACTATTTCGTCAAACCCAAGCAGCTTAGAGTTGGCAAAGGCCCTGAAGCCTTTTACACTTCTCGAGAAAGAATTCAACTTGGAGGATAAACTTGAAAGCAACTTATTCACCTTTCAGCCTTCAGCAGTCAATATAGTACAAGTAGAAATAGAGGCACCGTCGAACTCTAATGAATACGAAAACGTGTCCATAGCCAAAGTggatgaaaacaaaaactatgAAAATGTCATAGTTCAGGCCAGTGATCATCACCCACAAAACTACGAAAATGTCACCATACAGGAGGTCTTGGATACTCGACCGTACGAAAATGTTGTCATCACCACAACAGGCGACAAAACTGATTCAACTGTGTACGAAAACGTGGATCTCAAAGCGCCTCCGCGTCCTGCACCCCGCCAAGGGGGTGCAGTGATTGAACCGAAAAAACGAGCCGCCCCTCTGCCCGCGGAAATCATTCCACCACCTCGACAGAAGTCTCCAAAATTCCCACCACAACTGCCCCACGAGTTCAACACCATTCAAAGTTGGCTCCAAGAAGCCACCGAAGTGATTCACGAGTGCGCCCTTGCCCCACACGTAGAGTCCCCCAAAGACGACAAGCGTACCGGAAGCAATGAAAGTCTTCCCCGACTGATCGATTTCCACCCGAAAGTTTCTAGTCCTTTCAAGCCAGTCAGTAGTTCACCGCAACCCACAACGATCGTTTCGGTGAATGATGTCGCTCGGAACGATAATgacaacaacgacgacgacgatgctgATTTCGAGCCAGAGCGCTCgccaacgacgacgacggtggtgGTAAAAAAGTGCATCAAAATCAGCGCCGACAGCGTCGCGCAAGGCCAAGCTGAAAACTACATCGATTCGTCGTCGTCCAGCGATGACGAAGAGAGGAGCTACGAGCCGCATGCTTTCCGCCAGCAGCATTACCGTGaagctgatgatgatgatgatgacgatgaggaAGAGGACGAGTTGGAGAGAAGGTCTTGCGACGAAAGCGGTGCTTTCGATACCTACAGCGACGAGGATGGGGAAAAGCTCGGGCCGCCGGAGATTGTGGCCGGTGGTCCATCGGAGGCGTACTTCAACTTCCACTGGAGCACGACGCTGCTGCCCCCGATTGGGGAAGTGGAGGAGGAGTTCTCGTCGCTGGAAAATCAGCAGAGCGG ACCCATCGTAATCATTGACACAGCAGAAGAAACCCTCTTCAATGATAATAATAACAACCAACACCGAGAGCCAAAACCAAAGCTCAACGGTCATCACGAGTACATCCCGGAGGTGGAAGATGACGAACCCTTCTCATTGGAACTATCTGTTGAGTCCCAACGACAAGAGGTCATTCCGACAACTAGCATTTTTGTCCAGAATAACCCATCGCGACAATCTGCCACCTCTTCAACTCTAATCACAAACGACACTGAACTTGATACAAATAGTGCACACAGTGACGCAATTAGTGCTCCTGTTGAGAATAAAACAGCTGTTGATGGAAACGAGTCGCAGCTCGCTGCTGATAAGAGCCAAGTTCAGGTAGAtgtcgacaacgacgacgatcgAAAGGTGGAACAGCCCACGGCAGACAACGAGTTGATTGTTTTGGAGCGAAATTCCTCCGCGGTCGAGGGTGCTGTTGATCAGTTGACGAATGACATCGTGGACAACGGTGTGACAGTTTTGGAATCGATTGCGCCAGAAAAGAGTGCGGTGACCGTTAACATGGAAGTGGGACCGGATGTGCCGGAATTGGCGAGGGATGATACCACGGGAGGCCAGAAGGACGTGACCGACGATGACGTGGATCTTTTGGCCGTGGTCGGTGATAGTGTGGAAAGTGACTTCGAGGAACTGGTTAAGGCGCAAATCGAACAGAACGATGACGACAATTCAGAGCAAATACAACAGATTCATGAGCGAATCATCGTTGGAATTGAACGCTCGAGCACCAGCGGTGATGAGGGCGATGTTGAGCTGGGTGGGGTTGTGGAGAAGCATGTCATTAGTGCGGAGGAGGGGGAAAAATCGGATGCTAGTgaaaatagtgttgaaaccCAAGAAGATCATCCAGAGGACATTCCTGACGGTGTTTCGGAACCAGCGAAGACGCCCGACGTGGACGAGCAGAACACGGACAATAATCAAG
- the LOC134219770 gene encoding uncharacterized protein LOC134219770 has protein sequence MEQSATNGEISRGQIWCGCGHLQSKEAEDKLCAKGRVLDRKSCICWTVWNKDPISSGGKRGESWKLVASRSQATPFQPLTIVLGVFALLCVAGVFALQLSTDCKNLRRFESIGSGSVLQLPGKTLN, from the exons atggaGCAA TCAGCAACGAACGGAGAGATCAGCAGAGGACAGATCTGGTGCGGTTGTGGGCATTTACAATCGAAGGAAGCAGAGGACAAGCTTTGTGCGAAGGGAAGAGTACTGGACCGTAAGAGTTGCATTTGCTGGACCGTGTGGAATAAAGATCCGATTTCGTCCGGCGGGAAACGCGGCGAATCGTGGAAGCTTGTGGCAAG CCGGTCGCAAGCGACGCCATTCCAACCGCTGACTATTGTTTTGGGCGTGTTTGCGCTATTGTGTGTTGCGGGCGTGTTTGCGCTACAACTTTCGACGGATTGCAAGAATCTGAGGCGATTTGAGTCGATCGGCAGTGGAAGTGTCCTACAGCTACCTGGTAAGACGTTGAACTAG
- the LOC134225387 gene encoding uncharacterized protein LOC134225387 isoform X2, translating to MEKYVTVVSVDDQQQQQQQHQLPTDVNGSKEVLNGGVEAIVNAVGHGSDCAVDSQFVTVLSINHGAAPEGSSEPEIVLVYRLPGERLGFGLKFQGGTKNNEKIQRLFIQSCAENSPASRVQASWGFLREGDEILEIDGVTVTQMTRIECVKCLKESNLAIKLLVRNGEGKVQNFFDENGDVPEKKSVPPPPPPVPPRKLNKRKVVEQHAVEPPAKQIVEIVHPPDAEVYSNLFSDDISDLISESDDTASTISTVIDKYSICSSLSSEDYTISSNPSSLELAKALKPFTLLEKEFNLEDKLESNLFTFQPSAVNIVQVEIEAPSNSNEYENVSIAKVDENKNYENVIVQASDHHPQNYENVTIQEVLDTRPYENVVITTTGDKTDSTVYENVDLKAPPRPAPRQGGAVIEPKKRAAPLPAEIIPPPRQKSPKFPPQLPHEFNTIQSWLQEATEVIHECALAPHVESPKDDKRTGSNESLPRLIDFHPKVSSPFKPVSSSPQPTTIVSVNDVARNDNDNNDDDDADFEPERSPTTTTVVVKKCIKISADSVAQGQAENYIDSSSSSDDEERSYEPHAFRQQHYREADDDDDDDEEEDELERRSCDESGAFDTYSDEDGEKLGPPEIVAGGPSEAYFNFHWSTTLLPPIGEVEEEFSSLENQQSGPIVIIDTAEETLFNDNNNNQHREPKPKLNGHHEYIPEVEDDEPFSLELSVESQRQEVIPTTSIFVQNNPSRQSATSSTLITNDTELDTNSAHSDAISAPVENKTAVDGNESQLAADKSQVQVDVDNDDDRKVEQPTADNELIVLERNSSAVEGAVDQLTNDIVDNGVTVLESIAPEKSAVTVNMEVGPDVPELARDDTTGGQKDVTDDDVDLLAVVGDSVESDFEELVKAQIEQNDDDNSEQIQQIHERIIVGIERSSTSGDEGDVELGGVVEKHVISAEEGEKSDASENSVETQEDHPEDIPDGVSEPAKTPDVDEQNTDNNQGK from the exons ATGGAGAAGTATGTAACCGTCGTGTCGGTCGACgatcagcagcaacagcagcagcagcaccagcTACCGACAGACGTAAATGGCAGCAAGGAAGTGCTAAATGGGGGTGTGGAAGCTATCGTTAATGCGGTCGGCCATGGAAGCGACTGTGCGGTTGATTCGCAGTTTGTCACAGTGCTGTCGATCAACCATGGCGCTGCCCCGGAGGGGTCCAGCGAACCAGAAATCGTACTGGTCTATCGGTTACCTGGGGAGAGGTTAGGCTTCGGGCTCAAGTTTCAGGGCGGCAcgaaaaataacgaaaaaattcaGCGGTTGTTTATCCAATCGTGTGCAGAAAACAGCCCCGCTTCGAGGGTGCAGGCCAGTTGGGGCTTCCTAAGGGAAGGCGATGAAATTTTAGAGATCGATGGAGTAACAGTGACGCAAATGACAAGGATTGAATGCGTCAAGTGTTTGAAGGAAAGTAATTTGGCCATTAAGTTATTGGTGAGGAATGGGGAAGGAAAAGTACAAAACTTCTTTGATGAGAATGGGGATGTCCCGGAGAAGAAAAGTGTGCCACCGCCACCACCTCCAGTACCTCCGAGAAAGTTGAATAAGCGGAAAGTTGTTGAACAACATGCCGTGGAACCTCCGGCGAAACAAATCGTTGAGATTGTACATCCTCCGGATGCGGAAGTTTACTCCAATTTGTTCTCTGACGACATCAGCGATCTGATCAGTGAGTCGGACGACACTGCCAGTACAATTTCTACAGTCATAGATAAGTACTCAATATGCTCGAGTCTTTCCTCCGAAGATTACACTATTTCGTCAAACCCAAGCAGCTTAGAGTTGGCAAAGGCCCTGAAGCCTTTTACACTTCTCGAGAAAGAATTCAACTTGGAGGATAAACTTGAAAGCAACTTATTCACCTTTCAGCCTTCAGCAGTCAATATAGTACAAGTAGAAATAGAGGCACCGTCGAACTCTAATGAATACGAAAACGTGTCCATAGCCAAAGTggatgaaaacaaaaactatgAAAATGTCATAGTTCAGGCCAGTGATCATCACCCACAAAACTACGAAAATGTCACCATACAGGAGGTCTTGGATACTCGACCGTACGAAAATGTTGTCATCACCACAACAGGCGACAAAACTGATTCAACTGTGTACGAAAACGTGGATCTCAAAGCGCCTCCGCGTCCTGCACCCCGCCAAGGGGGTGCAGTGATTGAACCGAAAAAACGAGCCGCCCCTCTGCCCGCGGAAATCATTCCACCACCTCGACAGAAGTCTCCAAAATTCCCACCACAACTGCCCCACGAGTTCAACACCATTCAAAGTTGGCTCCAAGAAGCCACCGAAGTGATTCACGAGTGCGCCCTTGCCCCACACGTAGAGTCCCCCAAAGACGACAAGCGTACCGGAAGCAATGAAAGTCTTCCCCGACTGATCGATTTCCACCCGAAAGTTTCTAGTCCTTTCAAGCCAGTCAGTAGTTCACCGCAACCCACAACGATCGTTTCGGTGAATGATGTCGCTCGGAACGATAATgacaacaacgacgacgacgatgctgATTTCGAGCCAGAGCGCTCgccaacgacgacgacggtggtgGTAAAAAAGTGCATCAAAATCAGCGCCGACAGCGTCGCGCAAGGCCAAGCTGAAAACTACATCGATTCGTCGTCGTCCAGCGATGACGAAGAGAGGAGCTACGAGCCGCATGCTTTCCGCCAGCAGCATTACCGTGaagctgatgatgatgatgatgacgatgaggaAGAGGACGAGTTGGAGAGAAGGTCTTGCGACGAAAGCGGTGCTTTCGATACCTACAGCGACGAGGATGGGGAAAAGCTCGGGCCGCCGGAGATTGTGGCCGGTGGTCCATCGGAGGCGTACTTCAACTTCCACTGGAGCACGACGCTGCTGCCCCCGATTGGGGAAGTGGAGGAGGAGTTCTCGTCGCTGGAAAATCAGCAGAGCGG ACCCATCGTAATCATTGACACAGCAGAAGAAACCCTCTTCAATGATAATAATAACAACCAACACCGAGAGCCAAAACCAAAGCTCAACGGTCATCACGAGTACATCCCGGAGGTGGAAGATGACGAACCCTTCTCATTGGAACTATCTGTTGAGTCCCAACGACAAGAGGTCATTCCGACAACTAGCATTTTTGTCCAGAATAACCCATCGCGACAATCTGCCACCTCTTCAACTCTAATCACAAACGACACTGAACTTGATACAAATAGTGCACACAGTGACGCAATTAGTGCTCCTGTTGAGAATAAAACAGCTGTTGATGGAAACGAGTCGCAGCTCGCTGCTGATAAGAGCCAAGTTCAGGTAGAtgtcgacaacgacgacgatcgAAAGGTGGAACAGCCCACGGCAGACAACGAGTTGATTGTTTTGGAGCGAAATTCCTCCGCGGTCGAGGGTGCTGTTGATCAGTTGACGAATGACATCGTGGACAACGGTGTGACAGTTTTGGAATCGATTGCGCCAGAAAAGAGTGCGGTGACCGTTAACATGGAAGTGGGACCGGATGTGCCGGAATTGGCGAGGGATGATACCACGGGAGGCCAGAAGGACGTGACCGACGATGACGTGGATCTTTTGGCCGTGGTCGGTGATAGTGTGGAAAGTGACTTCGAGGAACTGGTTAAGGCGCAAATCGAACAGAACGATGACGACAATTCAGAGCAAATACAACAGATTCATGAGCGAATCATCGTTGGAATTGAACGCTCGAGCACCAGCGGTGATGAGGGCGATGTTGAGCTGGGTGGGGTTGTGGAGAAGCATGTCATTAGTGCGGAGGAGGGGGAAAAATCGGATGCTAGTgaaaatagtgttgaaaccCAAGAAGATCATCCAGAGGACATTCCTGACGGTGTTTCGGAACCAGCGAAGACGCCCGACGTGGACGAGCAGAACACGGACAATAATCAAG